ATGCACTTGTATGTTTTTTGAGTCCTGATCCAAGTCCTACTGTTGCCAGTGAGATATTTGCTGTTGAATTCAATGAGAATTAAATAAGGTCCTTAAGTAGAACTTAGTAGACTCTACTAAAATTGTTGCTATTAATAGAGATTTATCTGTGACTGCCCCAGTGGCTTACAGGTAAGTTGATGGGACAGGAACAGTATATTTCTTGAATCAGCTATAAGGCAGAAAAGCTGAGGTTACTGTTTGGATTCCCTGATGAAAAGCTGCAATTGTTTCATTTACAAGGTAAATGTACTCTGGCTATTCCCAGAGTGACCTTGGCGGCCAACTGTGTTGCCCTTAGTGTCAGCAGAAAGAAGGCTGTTGGTGtcagtgggctttggatcaggctttaaacacagagaaagcTTGCTTAAGGAGGAAAGCAGACATACCGAATAGTTCTGATTTCCCAGGTTTTATCACTTAGAGTTCAGGATATCAACAAGACACTTTAAACCCTGAAGAGTAATTGCTGTAAGTCAATTATTTTGACCTTGCATGTTTCTGCAATTGTATGCAATAATAAAGAAGAACAAATCTctctggcttaaaaaaaaaaaaaaaggcaagtacTTTATTTATCAATAGAGATTTTAGCTGCTTTTTACACCATTGCAATGACTAAAcaaacagcataaaataaacatagGAGAGTATAAAATCACTTTATTCCAGCTGGTATCCCAAGACAACCTTTGACTAAGTACAGAGTTGGATGTTTCAAGTATGGCACTTATATAAATAAGAGCAGAGAGAAGGTGATATAATCACAGTTAAAAGCAATGAACTCTGTTCCTTTGGTATGTGTGTCATCATAGGTAACTCCAGGTAAATACATAACTTGGCTGGCACGAACCAACTCCATCTTATTCATGCACATGTTAGGGAATGAACTGAAATGTACTGATATATTTTGTAGATCACATCTAACATAAGATGATTAAGGTCgctggtgtgtgtgtggacaggcaaacaaaaaatggcaaaattatATTCAGCATTTATTGTTTAGCATAACTAACTGATGTACAAACTATGTTAGAAAATAGCTAGTAATACACACCAGGAATAAACTCTGTGATTTAGACAAGCAAAATAACATCAGACATCTGTGAGATCGGTGAAAGCAGATGTCCTGATTGAGCTGTGGTCAGATTCCTTACAGTGCAATTACCCTCCTTTTAAAACATGCTTACATCTGCACATTGCAACAGtttcccccaccccatcccaccccataTAGAGTATCCTTGCAGATTTTTAATATGAACATTCTACGTGTTTACAACAATTAGTCAGACGGTCCAAACTGTAAACTCATCCTAATGATGACCAAAAAAAAGCCGCTCCACCAACAGATAATACCCAATCGTTAGAAAGAAAAGTAGTAATAGTAGTAGCTGTAAGGCTAGGCCAAGCATGGTTTTATAGctgttttttcagtcttttacaTAGCACTGCATTTTTGCAGCTAGTTCAGTAAGTGCAGATCCAATACCTTAATGGCTTTCTTGGTGGTTTGATAAAATGCTTGCCTAAGCAATGTACCTTTCTCTAATGGTGTCTGGGTCTCTTCCACCTGGCACCGTGTTTCAAGTCTGTCACAGCCTCACACGTAAGCTGAGTCACTTGACTGAGTCCTGCCAAAGTTAGGCATGCTCATTCTTGGCAGGTCCTTATTTCTGATTTCGTATATGGATTTCCTTTTTGCCTGTACTCCTCTCACTGCCATTTTGATCTTTCTCCAGCCCAAGTGGTTCAGTTCTGCCAAATTGAGCACCACACAAATGCCACTGACAGCAAACATGAACACCAAGAACACAGTCTTCTCAGTGGGTCTAGAGACATAGCACTCTACTTCTTTAATGCAAGGGTATCTGTCACATTCGTACATGGAAGGGACATTGAATCCGTACAGGAAGTACTGTCCCACTAAGAATCCGATCTCTAGGGCATTTCGAAAGACCACTTGGATGATATAAAATCGAGAAATGCCTTCTTGCCTCCTCATCTTTGATTTTGTAGTTCTGATGGCAGGGTTGGGGATCTCCTTCACTTCTAAGCAGTCTGGCTCTGCCTCTTTGGTGGAGTTCTCAGTGTTCTGCAGCACGCCATTGACAATTGTGTTCTTGATTTTCTTACTGTCCTCACGCTTCATTGAATCCTGGTCCCTCTCCAGGGTGAGGAAGACGGTGGAGTACCTCCGTTCCCTTTGCTTAGCAGACTGGTGAACGGAGTACGTTATGAAGCACAGGCTGGGCGTGCACACCATGATGATCTGGAACACCCAGTACCTTATGTGTGAAATAGGGAAAGCCTGGTCGTAACAAGCCTGAttgcagcctggctgcagcgTGTTACAGACGAACATGGTTTGCTCGTCATCGTACACCGTCTCCCCTACGATGGCCACGATGAGTATCCTGAAGATCACCACCACGGTCAGCAGAATCCTGCAACAGAGAAGCCGGTCAGGGTGCGCCGCCGCCCGGGAGCTGTCCGGTGCTGAGCGGGCACGGAGCGCCTCGGCTTCGCGAAACCGGGGAGACCCCCGGGACCGCCACCGCCACCGGGACTGGGACCGAGCCCCCCGGCCCAAACGCACGGCCCGGCGCTGGGCTGTCCCGCCGGGAGACCCCCGTGGGATCCCTGGGGACAAGGACGGCGGCGTGCGCGGtgtccccccgccccgcgcccccgcgCACGCTCCAGGCTCCGACCGAGCCCTGCCCGACCGGGACCCCCGCGCTCCCCGTCTCCCCTGGCCCTTACCCTTACCTCCCTATCATAGTAGAGTGCTGCTGCACGGCAGCTTCCAGTAGCCTCTCTAGAATAGTCCATTCCCCCATCGCTGTTCATCCGGAGACAAAGACTTGGGCAAGCGGATCTCTTCACTTCTtcctgctttgttgtttttttttttattttattttattttcctctccttttttttaaaatttttgtttggttgttgttgttgtttcagagGGCGGTGGGG
This Cygnus atratus isolate AKBS03 ecotype Queensland, Australia chromosome 5, CAtr_DNAZoo_HiC_assembly, whole genome shotgun sequence DNA region includes the following protein-coding sequences:
- the GJD2 gene encoding gap junction delta-2 protein: MGEWTILERLLEAAVQQHSTMIGRILLTVVVIFRILIVAIVGETVYDDEQTMFVCNTLQPGCNQACYDQAFPISHIRYWVFQIIMVCTPSLCFITYSVHQSAKQRERRYSTVFLTLERDQDSMKREDSKKIKNTIVNGVLQNTENSTKEAEPDCLEVKEIPNPAIRTTKSKMRRQEGISRFYIIQVVFRNALEIGFLVGQYFLYGFNVPSMYECDRYPCIKEVECYVSRPTEKTVFLVFMFAVSGICVVLNLAELNHLGWRKIKMAVRGVQAKRKSIYEIRNKDLPRMSMPNFGRTQSSDSAYV